In the Candidatus Chlamydia sanziniae genome, CAGAATTCCCTAAAAAGAAAAGGAACCTTTTCCTTAAGAAATAAAGGGAGAGGTTATCAAAGGGAGAAGATTTTTACAATAAGAAAAAAGCAATCTAAGCACTAAGAGTACGAAAATAAAAGATGCTTGAAAACTTTTACTTTTAATAAAAATAAACTTACTTTTAAAGGATTTTTTCAAAGTAAGTTTGAAACCAAAAGAGTAAAAACTTTATAAACTACTTAGGTTTTACCTCTAGACTAGTCCAGATGCTATACGTTCCCACAGCTGAGGATGCGGCTATTAGACACCCAGTAATGGCAAGATTACAGCCAGATGTGAGAGGCATAGGGATAAGTTTGAGTCCATCGCAAATTAATTCAAGACCTTTTTCTACTATAGAAAGAATACTTTTTTTCATAATAGCTACGTGTTCTCTTCTTAAACTTCGTATGGCATCGCACTGCAGTTCAGGCATGAGTAGAGCACAATACCCTGTTTGCTGCTTACCAGAGTCAAACTGGAACATTTCCACAGGAACAGGGGAATTAATAGACGCTATGGCACGTTTATAAGCACTCATTTCCAAGACTAATCCCATAACATTCCCTAAAATTACTGTAGCGTGGTTAATAGTCATTAAACCTACGACTGCTGTAATAAAGTTTGCTTTCACTTCAGGGGGCAAAAAGGGTTCTACTGTTAGGTTATTTACAAACATCGTAGGACGTAAGACACCAAAAGTTAAACTATAAGTCAGGGAACTTAAAGCAAAACATGCGTCTTTAGCAGCCAGCAAAGCATAATCACCTCTTTGCAATCTAAATTGATTGTACTTGGTAGGAAAATAATCAGGAGTGAACTTTGGATTTGTTGCGTATACTTCACGTGCGTGTTGATAACAACTTTTTGTGGCAAGAACACATGAGGGTAAAGCTCCACTGAACACGTTGGGTAAAGCTACTACTTCGCGGGCTATTTTTAGCGTCTTCGAAATTTTATTGGCTACTATAAGCGCCTCACCGTGACATTGAGTTTCTTGAAGAATTCCGCTAGTACATTCCGCGATCGCTCGGGTACATTTAATAACTTTATCGCTTGCCTTTGATAAAGTGATAAATCGCGCGAGTTTATTTTGTGGATTTAAAAAAAAAGCTTTAAAACAATTGGTTTTAGATACTTGCTGCGTTTGTTGCTGGGCTAAGTACAGCATTTTTGAAGAACACCCTGCCAATCTAATTGCGTTTATCGCCATTCTCACCTCCTTAAAAGGATTTAAAAAAGCAGAAATTAATGATAACACAAAACGGCTTAATTGAGTTCAATATTAATAAAAAGTAGCTTATGATGTTAATGATTATGCAAAGAAAAAACTATTTTAATTTTTTCTTCTGGATAGCCATTTAAAAAGATTTTTATATCCATAACACTTTTGCCTTCGATTTGTACTTGATGCAAATACATGGCTCCTTCGAAACAAGCAATTAACAAGTTCTGTTTATTTGTTACGAGAAGAGTGCCTGACTGTCCGTAACTTCCTTTTTCTGCTGCCAGGGTAGCTTTACGAATGATCAAGCGTTTTGGAGATGTGTTTAGAAAAGAAAAGAGCGTCCATGCTCCGGGAATTGGCGTAACCCCGCGTATATGAGCATACACTTTTTTAGCAGGCTGATTCCAAAAAATTTGGCCTTCTTCTTTAGATAGCTTAGGAGCCACCGTCGCTAAAGTGGAATCCTGTGGTATAGGCTGTAACGTATTTTTTTCAATCTGCTGTAAAGTTTTTATGAGAACATCCGGCCCTTGTTCAGCAAGACCCAAGGCAAGCTCTCCGGCTGTCATGTCTGGACCTATGGGTAGGTAGGTAGTGTTGACTATATCTCCTGTATCCATACCGGCGTCCATATGAATCACGGTATTCCCTGATTCTGTAGCGCCATCGATAATGCACCGCTGTATGGGAGCGGCTCCACGATAAGCTGGAAGAAGTCCTGCATGTAGGTTATAACATCCATAACGTGGAATATCAAGCACGGTTTGGCAAAGAATGGCACCATAGGCAACAACAAGAAATACATCCGCGTTCCAAAGGCGAAGCTGTTGCATAAATTCGGGATCAGAAGCTTTATTAGGTTGGAGAAGGGGCAGTTTATGTTGTAACGCCAGCATTTTTACAGGAGAGGGAATGAGTTGGGATGATCTTTTTTGAGGTTTATCTGCTCGAGAAACAACACCAACAATGTGCACATCCTGTGCAAGCAAACCCTCTAAAACAGTAGCAGCAAATTGGGGTGTGCCAAAGTA is a window encoding:
- the fmt gene encoding methionyl-tRNA formyltransferase; this translates as MSLKVVYFGTPQFAATVLEGLLAQDVHIVGVVSRADKPQKRSSQLIPSPVKMLALQHKLPLLQPNKASDPEFMQQLRLWNADVFLVVAYGAILCQTVLDIPRYGCYNLHAGLLPAYRGAAPIQRCIIDGATESGNTVIHMDAGMDTGDIVNTTYLPIGPDMTAGELALGLAEQGPDVLIKTLQQIEKNTLQPIPQDSTLATVAPKLSKEEGQIFWNQPAKKVYAHIRGVTPIPGAWTLFSFLNTSPKRLIIRKATLAAEKGSYGQSGTLLVTNKQNLLIACFEGAMYLHQVQIEGKSVMDIKIFLNGYPEEKIKIVFSLHNH